The following DNA comes from Babylonia areolata isolate BAREFJ2019XMU chromosome 31, ASM4173473v1, whole genome shotgun sequence.
aaaaaacacacaagctttacTGAGAAAAAAGGGGTTGTCTAAATGCCGTTGCGGGTCATATAATCACTTATTCAAAGATAAATACATCATATCtggagctttttttcttcttcatttttttctttttaatcctcACAACATTATTTGCccccaaaacagaaagaaggcgCTGACCTGTGTGCATATGGTGGCACTAGCTGTattaatacatgcatttaaaatgaaaataagtacgaaaataaaaagaaaacaggttaaaaaaaaaaaagaaaaagaaaaagagggtaaggaaaaaaaaaagaaacatttcaaaAGCGTAGCAAAATCACCAATGGCCAAACACCTCTCCACCAATCCACCAATCGTCGTTGGTTATAGTCTGCCCCCATGTGCAAAAGAAATTGTCTCGCCCAATCAGCAAGCCGAGAAACAAAAAGTTCGTCCAATCAGCTGGCCCACAACCAAACCACACCCACTCGACTTGGAAACGAGTTTGAAGAATCCAGTTAGCTCAGAATCGGTGactatatatatagttatatatatatatatatatatatatatatatatatatatatatatataaagtcggGTTCAATCAGCCAGTCAAGAAATAGCTTTGAAAATGGAGTCCTCCAATCAGCTGGCCCGACACACGGAGGCTATCCAATCAGAGAGCTCAACAGCAGAGACCCCAGAGGTGTCCCAGGCGTCACAGTTCAGGATGTATACACaatgaatgaacaacaacaacaacaaacgaacttaTAGTAATGGAcaacaagcaagagaaaaaaaacacacacaaaaagtcataataataaaaaaaattttaaaagtgcGAGATACGCCCATTTGATAAATCGTGAGTTTCGCCGTGTCTGAAAAAACagatttattttttaatgaaataaaatgataataataatcatcatcggcACAAGATAACTGATTATTGGAACGGGATGTAGAGGAGACGGTGCAGCCAGCAAGGGGAGGTAACTGGTGAGAACGTTCCCAATTCACCGACAACACTTCAGCGGATTGaattctctccccctgtcaccaccagtcaccacaccacccagcaCAGCTCACTTCGTGGCCACTGGTTTTCAGCTACCAAAACACGTCAATGGTCAGCATCATCAATCACCGCACACCCCCGCCACAATCGTCCGTCGGTTTAATCCACACAAGGAGACAGAGGGCAGCACGGCGTGCAATCTCAATGACCAGACATCAAAGCGAGGGAGGTTATCTTTCCGTTTGGAGTTGTCTCCGTTCTTTTCCACAGTGTGATGGAGTTGTCTCCGTTCTTTTCCACAGTGAGATGGAGTTGTCTCCGTTCTTTTCCACAGTGAGATGGAGTTGTCTCCGTTCTTTTCCAAGGTGAGATGGAGTTGTCTCCGTTCTTTTCCACAGTGAGATGGAGTTGTCTCCGTTCTTTTCCACAGTGTGATGGAGTTGTCTCCGTTCTTTTCCACAGTGAGATGGAGTTGTCTCCGTTCTTTTCCACAGTGAGATGGAGTTGTCTCCGTTCTTTTCCACAGTGTGATGGAGTTGTCTCCGTTCTTTTCCACAGTGTGATGGAGTGGGAGCCGTGAATCCGTTTGTCGCCAGCTTGGGTCAAAGTGTATGATTATCATCGTCAAGTCAAGGCTGTCCCTGGCAGTGTTTCCACACTCCACAACTCGTCCTCCTCTTGGTTGGCAGTGGAGACCTGACCCAAAGCGTCtttttcgctccccccccccccccccccgcttgtTTCCTGTAAACCTTAGTGTGTTCATGTATACCGCTCCTTTATGCTCTCTCGTTTCCTGTAAACCTTAGTGTGTTCATGTTTCCTGCTCCTTTATGCTCTCTCGTTTCCTGTAAACCTTAGTGTGTTCATGTATACCGCTCCTTTATGCTCTCTTGTTACCTGTAAACCTTAGTGTGTTCATGTATACCGCTCCTTTGTGCTCTCTCGTTTCCTGTAAACCTTAGTGTGTTCATGTATACCGCTCCTTTATGCTCTCTCGTTTCCTGTAAACCTTAGTGTGTTCATGTTTCCTGCTCCTTTATGCTCTCTTGTTTGCTGTAAAcctttgtgtgttcatgtatacTGCTCTCTCGTTTCCTGTAAAcctttgtgtgttcatgtatacTGCTCACCCGTTTCCTTTAAACCTTAGTGTGTTCATGTATACTGCTCCTTTGTGCTCTCTCGTTTCCCGGAGCGGTTGAGAGAGGCGAGGAGAATGAAATAATAAAGGTGGAAGcgagggggggtaggaaggggaggCGACTGATATTTTCTGGACTCGAATAGTCTCCGCTTGAAGAGGAAGTACAGATCAGCTGCCAAGGGGGGTAAGTGAGTGAGTACAATACATCCCGCGTCGCGTTGTGGGTCTGCAgttcatcatccacacacacacacacacacatacacacacacacacacgaacacgaacggACCCTTCATCAAGAGTCGTAGGCTCTGTGTTGGGAGGAGCTGCAGCCTCCACAACCATCGCACCGGCAGAATCACCatcacataatcatcatcatcatcttcttcatcgtcatctccTGCCACACTGCAGCGCCGCGACCTGTCTTCCGGACCTGaagtccacacacccacacacccacacccacacacccacacacccacgagAGGTGGAGATTGTGGAGCGGCCTTCAAGCATGCACTGCCTCTACCACCCTGCTGGTTCGTGGGGGGTGTAGCACAGCATCCATTTCCCAGAAGAACGTATCTCATGCTGAGGTGAAAGAAAACTGAGCGAGGACGACCTGAATCATGCTGAATGTCGGCCAACTGTCCAAGTCCATCAATTCTTTCCTTGAAGTCCATCAATTCTTTCCTTGAAGTCCACCAATTCTTTCCTTGAAGTCCACCAATTCTTTCCTTCATTCGGTTCCAAGAATATTATGATCGAAGGCGGTCAGCCAACAGAAATTTTCAAAACTGTAGTCTGTCCGAATTCAgggcaagtgtttgttttttttgttttttttttttttctttttacaatttGTTTCAGTTCCGTCATCAGTGACAAtggaaaactaaaacaaaaattcAATGAAAAAAAGGACGGTGCATTTTGTGAATCTGCCCGGACATATCCACTGCCCAATTCCACAGCAGGTTCCTGGCAGTCCGCTGAGAGGAGGGTGTGGGTAGAAATAACATCAAAATAAAATATGTCATaatacaatggaaaaaaaaaccaacataaagaGAGAGTAAGCACAAACTGTTCTCCCAAGACATCTCTCCCGTCTTAAAGCTCGTCCATTCTGGACAATAAGTCTTTTGCTTCTCTACACTCTCCCGTCTTAAAGCTCGTCCATTCCAGAGAACAAACCTTTTGAGGTcagtcgaaaagaaaaaaaaaaagagattagtctgcccccctccaccgccaCATCCTCAACTCTCCGGGCTCTCTCGACAAACTTTCAGGCGCTTCCTGGCCGTGACGTCAGACTTGTTTGGATATTGTCCAGTCCACACACTCCAGAGACTGTGACGTCAGACTGGATATTTTCCCATCCACACACTCCACAGACTGTGACGTCAGACTGGATATTTTCCCATCCACACACTCCACAGACTGTGACGTCAGACTGGATATTTTCCCATCCACACACTCCAGAGACTGTGACGTCAGACTGGATATTTTCCAATCCACACACTCCACAGACTGTCAGTGCTGAATGACATGTTCTTCCATGGGTTGCTGGTGCtgacagtctctctccctctctgtgtctgtctctctgtctctctccctctctgtctgtctccctcatgtTTTTTctccggtctctgtctctctctctctctcacacacggcgctcctctctctgccccctctcctccctcatcACCCACTCTCCTGACCTGATGACAcaacaccgtccccccccccccacaaccagcacaaccaccacacacacgctgtcacagTCACGATGTTGAAGGTGGAGAATCTGCTTCATGGAACTCCCAACTCGGGTCACACCACACAATTCACAGGCGAGGCGAgcaagggtgggggtgtgtggaggggtgtggtgtgtgtgtgtagttatcccaccacccccatccaccactcctcctgccctctgtgtgtctgtcagctgaATGGAGGCGATGTTGAAGGTGGAGAATCTCCTTTAATGGAACTCAGAGCTTGGGATCTCTTCACAGAATTCACAGAAGAGGCGcgaggggtagggtgtgtgtgtgtgagggcgggtgcgtgtgtgtgtgtgtgtgtgtgtgtgtgtgtgtgtgtgtgtgtgtgtgtgtgtgtgtgtcagttgatgGAGGcgatggtggaggagaagagctCAGTGATGGAGCTGGAGCTGTGGTCACCCCCAGAGTCCATGGCGCTGCCCTGAAGGTCGCACAGCGAGGGGGTGGAGCTGATGTCAGACAGGGCCGGGGACCTCGTGTTGGACATGTCCGTCAGcgaccctccgccccctccccctccctccttcccccctccctccttcccgtcGGCTCCCGAGGGAGAGGTTGCGGCCCCTGATCCTGGCGGCTTGTCTGACTCTTGCTGTTGTTTCAGGAGGTTCCTTCGGTACTTGGCCCGAGCGTTCTGAAACCACACctgtggggcagagagagagacggtcagtgagtggtgtgtggacagtgtgagtTGTCACTTCATACATCATGTagtaggacacagagagagagagacggtcaatGTGAGTGGTGTGTCGACAGTGTGAGTTGTCGCTTCATACATCATgtagtaggacagagagagagagacggtcaatgtgagtggtgtgtggacagtgtgagtTGTCGCTTCATACATCATgtagtaggacagagagagagagagacggtcaatgtgagtggtgtgtggacagtgtgagtTGTCGCTTCATACATCATgtagtaggacagagagagagagagagagacggtcaatGTGAGTGGTGTGTCGACAGTGTGAGTTGTCGCTTCATACATCATgtagtaggacagagagagagagagacggtcaatGTGAGTGGTGTGTCGACAGTGTGAGTTGTCGCTTCATACATCATgtagtaggacagagagagagagacggtcaatgtgagtggtgtgtggacagtgtgagtTGTCACTTCATACATCATGTagtaggacacagagagagacggtcagtgtgagtggtgtgtggacagtgtgagtTGTCACTTCATACATCATgtagtaggacagagagagagacggtcaatgtgagtggtgtgtggacagtgtgagtTGTCGCTTCATACATCATGTagtaggacacagagagagagagagagagagagagagacggtcaatgtgagtggtgtgtggacagtgtgagtTGTCGCTTCATACATCATGTagtaggacacagagagagagagagagagagacgggtcaatgtgagtggtgtgtggacagtgtgagtTGTCGCTTCATACATCATgtagtaggacagagagagagagagacggtcagtgggagtggtgtgtggacagtgtgagtTGTCGCTTCATACATCATGTagtaggacacagagagagagagacggtcagtgtgagtggtgtgtggacagtgtgagtTGTCGCTTCATACATCATGTagtaggacacagagagagagagagagagagagagacggtcaatgtgagtggtgtgtgacagtgtgagttgTCGCTTCATACATCATGTagtaggacacagagagagagagagagagagagacggtcaatgtgagtggtgtgtggacagtgtgagtTGTCGCTTCATACATCATgtagtaggacagagagagagagagacggtcagtgtgagtggtgtgtggacagtgtgagtTGTCGCTTCATACATCATGTagtaggacacagagagagagagacggtcagtgtgagtggtgtgtggacagtgtgagtTGTCGCTTCATACATCATGTagtaggacacagagagagagagacggtcagtgtgagtggtgtgtggacagtgtgagtTGTCGCTTCATACATCATGCagtaggacacagagagagacggtcaatgtgagtggtgtgtggacagtgtgagtTGTCACTTCATACATCATGTagtaggacacagagagagagagagagagacggtcaatgtgagtggtgtgtggacagtgtgagtTGTCACTTCATACATCATGTagtaggacacagagagagagagagagagacggtcaatgtgagtggtgtgtggacagtgtgagtTGTCACTTCATACATCATGTagtaggacacagagagagagagagagagacggtcaatgtgagtggtgtgtggacagtgtgagtTGTCACTTCATACATCATGTAgtaggacacacagagagagacggtcagtgtgagtggtgtgtggacagtgtgagtTGTCACTTCATACATCATGTAgtaggacacacagagagagacggtcaatgtgagtggtgtgtggacagtgtgagtTGTCGCTTCATACATCATGTagtaggacacagagagagagagagacggtcaatgtgagtggtgtgtggacagtgtgagtTGTCACTTCATACATCATGTagtaggacacagagagagacggtcagtgtgagtggtgtgtggacagtgtgagtTGTCGCTTCATACATCATgtagtaggacagagagagagacggtcaatgtgagtggtgtgtggacagtgtgagtTGTCGCTTCATACATCATGTagtaggacacagagagagagagacggtcaatgtgagtggtgtgtggacagtgtgagtTGTCACTTCATACATCATGTagtaggacacagagagagagaaacggtcaatgtgagtggtgtgtggacagtgtgagtTGTCACTTCATACATCATGTagtaggacacagagagagagagagagacggtcaatgtgagtggtgtgtggacagtgtgagtTGTCGCTTCATACATCATGTagtaggacacagagagagagagagagacggtcaatgtgagtggtgtgtggacagtgtgagtTGTCGCTTCATACATCATGTagtaggacacagagagagacggtcaatgtgagtggtgtgtggacagtgtgagtTGTCGCTTCATACATCATGTagtaggacacagagagagagagacggtcaatgtgagtggtgtgtggacagtgtgagtTGTCGCTTCATACATCATgtagtaggacagagagagagacggtcaatgtgagtggtgtgtggacagtgtgagtTGTCACTTCATACATCATGTAgtaggacacacagagagagagacggtcaatgtgagtggtgtgtggacagtgtgagtTGTCACTTCATACATCATGTACATGAACAACAGAGCATTCAGCAAACACAAGGAATTACGTATGTCGTGCTTTAAGGCGTATGGTAAATCACAGTcaagtacactgtgtgtgtgtgtgcgatttggaaaaaggagaaggaggagaagaaagaggaggaagaagaaggaggaggaagaaggaggaggaggaggaggaggaggaggaagagtaagaggtagaggagaaggaggagaagaaagaggaggaggaagaaggaggaggaggaggaggaggaagaagaggaagagtaggaggtagaggagaaggaggaggagggggaggaagaggataagggggtcgaggaggaggaagaggaggaaaaagagaagaacgaggaagggaggaggaaggaagaggaagaggagatgcAGAACACTCTTGACGCAGAAAGGAGGAAAATGAGACAACAGATCAGAAAGGAGGAAAACAAGACAACAGATCAGAAAGGAGGAAAATGAGACAACAGATCAGAAAGGAGGAAAATGAGACAACAGATCAGAAAGGAGGAAAATGAGACAACAGATCAGAAAGGAGGAAAACAAGACAACAGATCAGAAAGGAGGAAAACAAGACAACAgatcagaaagaaggaaaatgagacAACAGATCAGAAAGGAGGAAAATGAGACAACAGATCAGAAAGGAGGAAAACAAGACAACAGATCAGAAAGGAGGAAAATGAGACAACAGATCAGAAAGGAGGAAAACAAGACAACAGATCAGAAAGGAGGAACATAAGACAACAGATCAGAAAGGAGGAAAATGAGACAACAGATCAGAAAGgaggaaaacaagacaaaagatcAGAAAGGAGGAACATAAGACAACAGATCAGAAAGGAGGAACATAAGACAACAGATCAGAAAGGAGGAAAACAAGACAACAGATCAGAAAGGAGGAAAATAAGACAACAGATCAGAAAGGAGGAAAATGAGACAACAGATCAGGatcgaaagaatgaaagaaaagtcatgaaaaggggagagaaaacagGGAAAAGGATAACGGTTTCTATTTTAACATTTAGCGTACAAAGatatacgaaaaaaaagaaaagatgaaataaaatgaagatgtatataaaaaaaaaaaaaataaaaaaaaataaaataaacataaacccatcccacccctaccaccatcccccaaaaacaacaacaacaacaacaaaaaacaacaacaacaaaaaacaacaacaacaacaaaaaacaacaaaaaacaacaaaaaaccaacaacaaacaaaccaccaaacaAGCGAACAAGCAAGAACTTAAACcagctaacaaacaaacaaaaaccagaccaaaaaaaaatcacgaaggaagaaaggaaagattttTCACTGTTGATTAGAAAAAACGCGAATGAAAAAAAGCCGCAAagaattcacacacagagagagagagaacttaaaaacaacaaaatggaaaacaacaaaacacacacacacacacacaaaaacaaaaacaaaacaaaaacaaaaagaccacCATAAAATCAGCAACCAAGAAACGTGGAattggaaagagacagaaaaagaatgataaagtggggagggggtgttagaAAGACAAGGAACGATTATTTCTTTTTAGGCcaaggcatcacacacacagagacgcagtaaaaaaaaaaaaaaaaaaaaaaaaaatctttaagcaAAAAAAGCAGCTGACTTGAGAGAAGGACGGCAGCAGAGATTTGAAAGGAATTCTTTACAAAGCTGACTGGCCGCGTGTCGTTCCGGAACCACACCTTCACAGCATGGAACAGGCAGACCTAGCGGTGCACGTGGCTTTACCACACAGCACGTGCACTACGGAGCCACACCTTCCACTGACAgcacggggtgaggggggggaggtgaggggacagacacaaacacagatagacagggagagagagagagagagagagagagagagagaattagacggagaaagagagagacagacagagagagagaattaggcgaagaaagagaaagagagagacagacagacacagagagagagagaattatacggagaaagagagacagacaaagagagagagaattaggcggagaaagagagagagagacagacggacagagacagagagaattaggcggagaaagagaaagagagagacagacagacagagagagagagagcgagagagttaggcggagaaagagacagacagacagacagacagacaaacagacagacaggcagagagacagatacagaacaacagaaaaagaaagacagatagtgagaaacagagagagaattaggcggagaaagaaagagggagagagggagacagacagacagacacagaaagaaatggagatagggagagagagagtcacacacacacacacacacacacacacacacacacacacacacacacacagatagaattcggtggagaggaagagagagagagagggggggggggcgagagagacagtcaggcagagagagagagaaagagagacagagagagagagagacagagcgacagagagacagacatggagagagccAGAGATGGGATGGGAactagagacagagggagagcaggggagagacagacagacagacagagagaaagagagagacagagagggatcgAGATATATTTAGGCGGAGaatgagatagagggagagacacacacacacacacagaaagacagacagacagagagatggtattTGAAGACACACACGACAAAACGGTTGGCAAATTACAGCTGGTAGTCTTGTGCACGTGCTGTGAAGAAGACCCATTTCCCCGAGTCCAGACAAAGGAGCCTCTTTGTTACACTGACAGCTGTTCATCCGCTAGCACTGACTCCGATGGCATCAGTCGGAAACAAAGCCCCATGTCTTCCATAACTGGGAACTCCAATCACTAATTCctatatacaatacaacacaatactgggAACTCCAATCACTAATTCctatatacaatacaacacaatactgggAACTCCAATCACTAATTCgtatatacaatacaacacaatactgcgAACTCCAATCACTAATTCgtatatacaatacaacacaatactgggAACTCCAATCACTAATTCCTacatacaatataacacaatactgagcaatgcactgcaatgcactgcaatacagcacaacacaaaacaacctcaacacaatacaacacgacaccacacaacccaacccaacacgaaACAACTTCAACACAATAGAATACGacgcaacagaacacaacacacttcagtaccagcacaatacaacgcaaacaagagaggcaaggcct
Coding sequences within:
- the LOC143275966 gene encoding uncharacterized protein LOC143275966, whose translation is MDMSERPGDVLDREGGYGHTPPRQKRVRTSFKHHQLRTMKSYFALNHNPDAKDLKQLAQKTGLSKRVLQVWFQNARAKYRRNLLKQQQESDKPPGSGAATSPSGADGKEGGGKEGGGGGGGSLTDMSNTRSPALSDISSTPSLCDLQGSAMDSGGDHSSSSITELFSSTIASIN